One genomic region from Marinobacter szutsaonensis encodes:
- a CDS encoding CLCA_X family protein, with protein MPRTFYRRGPDHRDDAPVTFLDVRRRFDFRTVEIGRWVTEPEKQRSAALFYDALCDLMTILGGTESLISLRGTLALQYGIGGRPGVSAHYSPATRSFALAKNAGPGSIAHEWFHAFDHYIADKLFTGTGKGEFASKLWLTRDDAIAHPLNERLQACYRAVLLNHTGNEPSDLFRQSAQADKAAGVHYYSQPEELCARAFEAFVQDADFKNAFLVRGTRESEEAKLGLYPQGEHRERINRTFRNYFHNLGRALQRTDQ; from the coding sequence ATGCCAAGAACCTTCTACCGCCGTGGCCCCGACCATCGGGACGATGCCCCCGTGACCTTCCTGGACGTTCGCCGCCGCTTCGATTTCCGCACGGTGGAGATCGGCCGCTGGGTGACCGAACCGGAAAAGCAGCGCAGTGCTGCCCTGTTCTACGATGCCCTGTGTGATCTCATGACCATCCTCGGCGGCACCGAGAGTCTCATCTCCCTGCGCGGCACCCTGGCGCTGCAGTACGGCATCGGCGGCCGCCCTGGTGTTTCCGCCCATTACAGCCCCGCCACCCGCAGCTTCGCCCTGGCCAAGAACGCCGGCCCAGGCAGCATTGCCCACGAGTGGTTCCACGCCTTTGACCACTACATCGCCGACAAGTTATTCACAGGCACCGGCAAAGGCGAGTTTGCCTCGAAACTCTGGCTCACTCGTGACGATGCCATCGCCCACCCCCTGAACGAACGCCTGCAAGCCTGCTACCGGGCAGTGCTGCTTAACCACACCGGCAATGAGCCCAGCGACCTGTTCCGCCAGTCCGCCCAAGCCGACAAAGCCGCTGGCGTGCACTATTACAGCCAGCCCGAAGAGCTGTGCGCGCGGGCGTTTGAAGCCTTTGTGCAGGATGCCGACTTCAAGAATGCCTTCCTCGTCCGCGGCACCCGCGAATCCGAAGAGGCAAAGCTAGGTCTTTATCCCCAGGGCGAACACCGTGAGCGAATCAACCGCACCTTCCGGAACTATTTCCACAACTTGGGCCGAGCCCTGCAGCGAACAGACCAGTGA
- a CDS encoding enoyl-CoA hydratase-related protein, with the protein MTNLPQLTDALLTLEDGVAVLTLNRHDLRNALTGSNLIDDIVTTAEWVNHCQDVSVLVITGAGSAFSAGGNVRDMANRSGDFAGDPAECAERYRKGIQRIPLAMQAVEVPVIAAVNGPAIGAGFDLANMADIRIAADSAKFGETFLNLGIIPGDGGAWFMQRLIGYQRAFELTLTGRIVDAAEAKELGIVMDVVPGDELMPATLKVANKMASQPPKATRLTKRLMKMAQRTELKDFLDICACFQGMCHNEPEHLDAVNRMLEAMARK; encoded by the coding sequence ATGACCAACCTGCCCCAGCTGACCGACGCCCTGCTCACCCTCGAAGACGGCGTGGCGGTGCTGACCCTGAACCGGCACGACCTGCGCAATGCCCTCACCGGCTCGAACCTGATTGATGACATCGTCACCACGGCGGAATGGGTCAATCACTGCCAGGACGTCTCGGTGCTGGTGATCACCGGGGCCGGCTCGGCATTCAGTGCCGGCGGCAACGTCCGGGACATGGCCAACCGCAGCGGCGATTTCGCCGGGGATCCGGCCGAGTGTGCCGAGCGCTATCGCAAGGGCATCCAGCGCATTCCACTGGCGATGCAGGCGGTGGAGGTACCGGTCATTGCCGCGGTGAACGGGCCTGCCATTGGCGCGGGTTTTGATCTGGCCAACATGGCGGATATCCGCATTGCTGCCGATTCCGCCAAATTCGGTGAGACCTTCCTGAACCTTGGCATCATTCCCGGCGATGGCGGGGCCTGGTTCATGCAGCGGCTGATTGGTTACCAGCGGGCTTTCGAACTGACGCTGACCGGCCGCATCGTGGATGCCGCCGAGGCGAAGGAGCTGGGGATCGTCATGGATGTGGTGCCGGGCGATGAGCTGATGCCGGCCACCCTGAAGGTGGCAAACAAGATGGCCAGCCAGCCGCCCAAGGCCACCCGGCTGACCAAGCGCCTGATGAAGATGGCCCAGCGCACGGAACTGAAGGACTTCCTGGACATCTGCGCCTGCTTCCAGGGCATGTGCCACAACGAGCCAGAGCACCTGGACGCGGTGAACCGGATGCTGGAGGCCATGGCCCGGAAATAA
- a CDS encoding ribonucleotide-diphosphate reductase subunit beta produces the protein MLDWDDEPKTESKAATPNGPAPVNVDDKRVINGETDINQLAPFKYPWAWEYFMNANKNHWTPLDVNMAQDVHDYHHRLNPAEKHVYENVLAYLTTSDILAMRNIGLAVMEKMSAPELQIYQARQVYEESMHTWAYQHCIETLNLNQSEIYNRYRVVPEIHGKIRMANRRLDAAMRPDMDLRNPDDLQEFVMSYLFFAAVFEGAWFYNGFSPIFALQRRGLMRGTGEQLQYILRDEAMHFSFGLKVVNQILEEENITLDPKAVREMWDESEAAETAYANYILRDPILGYSAEYHSEQFRFVANRRARTVGLEEPFPGAKNVSPWLDEQATLRKEKNFFETRVIEYQTGAQLEW, from the coding sequence ATGCTGGATTGGGACGACGAACCAAAAACCGAATCCAAGGCAGCCACCCCAAATGGCCCGGCTCCGGTCAACGTGGACGACAAGCGGGTCATCAACGGCGAGACCGACATCAACCAACTGGCACCGTTCAAGTACCCCTGGGCCTGGGAGTACTTCATGAACGCCAACAAGAACCACTGGACCCCGCTGGACGTGAACATGGCCCAGGACGTCCACGACTACCACCACCGCCTGAACCCGGCGGAGAAGCACGTGTACGAGAACGTGCTGGCCTACCTCACCACCTCCGACATCCTGGCCATGCGCAACATCGGCCTGGCGGTGATGGAGAAGATGAGCGCGCCGGAGCTGCAGATCTACCAGGCCCGGCAGGTGTACGAGGAATCCATGCACACCTGGGCCTACCAGCACTGCATCGAAACCCTGAACCTGAACCAGAGCGAGATCTACAACCGCTACCGCGTGGTGCCGGAGATCCACGGCAAGATCCGGATGGCCAACCGCCGGCTCGACGCCGCCATGCGCCCGGACATGGACCTGCGTAACCCGGATGACCTGCAGGAATTCGTCATGTCCTACCTGTTCTTCGCCGCGGTGTTCGAGGGCGCGTGGTTCTATAACGGCTTCAGCCCAATCTTTGCCCTCCAGCGTCGCGGCCTGATGCGCGGTACCGGCGAGCAACTGCAGTACATCCTGCGGGATGAGGCCATGCACTTCTCCTTTGGCCTGAAAGTGGTGAACCAGATCCTCGAGGAAGAAAACATTACCCTGGACCCGAAAGCGGTGCGCGAGATGTGGGATGAATCCGAGGCGGCTGAAACCGCCTACGCCAACTACATCCTGCGGGATCCCATTCTGGGTTATTCGGCGGAATACCACAGCGAACAGTTTCGCTTTGTGGCCAACCGGCGGGCCCGCACCGTGGGGCTGGAAGAGCCGTTCCCCGGGGCGAAGAACGTCTCGCCCTGGCTTGATGAACAGGCCACCCTGCGCAAGGAGAAGAACTTCTTCGAAACCCGGGTGATCGAGTACCAGACCGGCGCGCAGCTGGAGTGGTAA